A single window of Intrasporangium calvum DSM 43043 DNA harbors:
- a CDS encoding DUF4307 domain-containing protein, producing MPLPRPAPGTLKWWVVGTIGVSLGVALAVWFGLSATLGLPAWQTMGFKVVDNRSVWVDFEVHSPGGKDLVCTVHALSRDFAVVGSTEVPIELGGADSARRQVTVRTTSLAVTGEVETCDTSR from the coding sequence ATGCCGCTCCCCCGCCCTGCCCCCGGAACCCTCAAGTGGTGGGTGGTCGGCACCATCGGGGTGAGCCTCGGCGTCGCCCTCGCCGTCTGGTTCGGGCTGTCCGCGACGCTTGGGCTGCCCGCGTGGCAGACGATGGGCTTCAAGGTCGTCGACAACCGGAGCGTCTGGGTCGACTTCGAGGTCCACAGCCCGGGCGGCAAGGACCTCGTGTGCACCGTGCACGCCCTGTCGCGGGACTTCGCCGTCGTGGGGTCGACGGAGGTGCCGATCGAGCTCGGCGGCGCTGACTCCGCTCGCCGGCAGGTGACGGTGCGAACGACCAGCCTGGCCGTCACGGGCGAGGTCGAGACCTGCGACACATCACGCTGA
- the mca gene encoding mycothiol conjugate amidase Mca translates to MSEGLRLMAVHAHPDDESSKGAATTAKYVAAGAAVMVVSCTGGERGDILNEKLKNDPQILRDIAQVRRNEMKAAQEVLGVEHTWLGFVDSGLPEGDPLPPLPAGCFALEDLDVTTEALVRVIREWRPHVMTTYDEKGGYPHPDHIMTHVVAMSAFEATGDPSRYPHAGEPWQPLKVYYNGGWSKERLSAIHDTMVAAGLESPYADWLANWKPRRAGRVTTRIECSDYFEVRDRALLAHATQVDPDGFWFQVPRPLQERVWPVEEFELALSYVPVDLPEDDLFAGLGSPAEADAAATSGTLEITYDGRLAPDGEEKFDPAERVEHPNEQAEGNED, encoded by the coding sequence GTGTCCGAAGGCCTGCGACTGATGGCGGTGCACGCGCACCCGGATGACGAGTCGAGCAAGGGGGCCGCGACGACGGCCAAGTACGTCGCGGCCGGCGCGGCGGTCATGGTCGTGTCCTGCACCGGTGGAGAGCGCGGCGACATCCTCAACGAGAAGCTCAAGAACGACCCGCAGATCCTCCGTGACATCGCCCAGGTCCGGCGCAACGAGATGAAGGCCGCCCAGGAGGTGCTCGGGGTCGAGCACACGTGGCTCGGCTTCGTCGACTCCGGACTGCCGGAGGGGGACCCGCTGCCGCCGCTGCCGGCCGGGTGCTTCGCCCTCGAGGACCTCGACGTGACGACGGAGGCGCTGGTGCGCGTGATCCGCGAGTGGCGCCCGCACGTCATGACGACGTACGACGAGAAGGGCGGCTACCCACATCCGGACCACATCATGACCCACGTCGTGGCGATGTCGGCGTTCGAGGCGACCGGCGACCCCTCGCGCTACCCGCACGCCGGCGAGCCGTGGCAGCCGCTCAAGGTCTACTACAACGGTGGCTGGTCGAAGGAGCGCCTCAGCGCGATCCACGACACCATGGTCGCGGCCGGCCTGGAGAGCCCCTACGCCGACTGGCTGGCGAACTGGAAGCCACGGCGCGCAGGTCGGGTCACGACGCGGATCGAGTGCTCCGACTACTTCGAGGTGCGCGACCGGGCCCTCCTCGCCCACGCGACGCAGGTCGACCCCGACGGGTTCTGGTTCCAGGTGCCGCGGCCGCTGCAGGAGCGGGTCTGGCCGGTCGAGGAGTTCGAGCTGGCACTGTCCTACGTGCCGGTCGACCTGCCCGAGGACGACCTGTTCGCCGGGCTGGGTTCGCCGGCCGAGGCCGACGCCGCGGCCACGTCGGGCACCCTCGAGATCACCTACGACGGCCGGCTCGCCCCGGACGGCGAGGAGAAGTTCGACCCCGCCGAGCGGGTCGAGCACCCCAACGAGCAGGCGGAAGGAAACGAGGACTGA
- the greA gene encoding transcription elongation factor GreA, whose product MTETAAGFLTKEAYDRLKAELDQLTGVGRIEIARKIEEAREEGDLKENGGYHAAREEQGKMEARIRQLQDLLHNAVVGETPPDDGVVEPGMVVTVELFGEQEKFLLGSREIADDDLQVFSEKSPMGAAVNGKSVGDTTSYEAPTGKTIEVKILDAKPYTG is encoded by the coding sequence GTGACCGAGACTGCAGCTGGCTTCCTCACGAAGGAGGCCTATGACCGCCTCAAGGCTGAGCTCGACCAGCTGACGGGGGTAGGTCGCATCGAGATCGCCCGCAAGATCGAGGAAGCGCGCGAGGAGGGTGACCTCAAGGAGAACGGCGGGTACCACGCCGCGCGTGAGGAGCAGGGCAAGATGGAGGCCCGCATCCGGCAGCTCCAGGACCTGCTCCACAACGCCGTGGTCGGTGAGACGCCTCCCGATGACGGTGTCGTCGAGCCGGGCATGGTCGTGACGGTCGAGCTCTTCGGCGAGCAGGAGAAGTTCCTCCTCGGCAGCCGCGAGATCGCCGACGACGACCTGCAGGTCTTCTCCGAGAAGTCCCCGATGGGCGCCGCCGTGAACGGCAAGAGCGTGGGCGACACGACGAGCTACGAGGCCCCGACCGGCAAGACGATCGAGGTCAAGATCCTCGACGCGAAGCCCTACACCGGCTGA
- a CDS encoding glutamate mutase L, with protein MTILTVDFGSTFTKGALVADDGTVLRTASTPTTGPQTGDRRSDILDGYRVLRDLLAAPSDARVHACSSAGGGLRLAVVGYERTVTAEAGHRVGLSAGAKVVQVAHGPLTATDVARVRAARPDIILLVGGTDGGNANVLLHNAARLAKAAIGGHATRAVPIVLAGNRDARSDATSVLETGGRPVIHADNVLPEIGVIAPESARRAIREAFLRHVIGGKGLSRDAAFGRMVEAATPDAVLRGVEVVADVRAGGDVLVVDIGGATTDVYSVITPEGEDATLHKDVVAPLWHARTVEGDLGMRWNADHVIEAAASEHVLGGVRDADALRSYAADVHERPGSLPSTDVERRLDLELARLAALVAVRRHARPAQPTESPRPLANVTTLIGSGGVLRHTDDAGRGLVLGAVLGDHAGGWKVPRSARALVDTGYLLHAVGLLATHDQALARVIASQIS; from the coding sequence ATGACGATCCTCACGGTCGACTTCGGCTCGACCTTCACCAAGGGTGCCCTCGTCGCCGACGACGGAACGGTCCTGCGCACCGCCTCGACCCCCACGACCGGTCCCCAGACGGGCGACCGGCGGAGCGACATCCTCGACGGCTACCGGGTCCTCCGCGACCTGCTCGCGGCACCGAGTGACGCCCGGGTTCATGCCTGCTCGAGCGCCGGTGGCGGACTGCGGCTCGCCGTCGTCGGGTACGAGCGGACCGTCACCGCAGAGGCGGGGCACCGGGTCGGGCTCTCGGCGGGCGCGAAGGTCGTCCAGGTCGCCCACGGGCCGCTGACCGCCACCGACGTGGCGCGCGTCCGGGCGGCCCGGCCCGACATCATCCTGCTCGTCGGTGGCACGGACGGCGGCAACGCGAATGTCCTGCTGCACAACGCGGCTCGACTGGCCAAGGCGGCCATCGGTGGTCACGCGACGCGTGCAGTGCCGATCGTGCTCGCCGGCAACCGGGACGCGCGCTCGGACGCCACTTCGGTGCTCGAGACCGGGGGACGGCCCGTCATCCACGCCGACAACGTCCTGCCGGAGATCGGTGTCATCGCCCCTGAATCGGCTCGGCGCGCCATCCGCGAGGCCTTCCTGCGGCACGTCATCGGCGGCAAGGGCCTGTCGCGAGATGCGGCCTTCGGTCGGATGGTCGAGGCGGCGACGCCGGATGCCGTGCTCCGGGGTGTCGAGGTGGTGGCTGACGTCCGCGCCGGCGGGGACGTCCTCGTCGTCGACATCGGTGGCGCGACGACCGACGTCTACTCCGTCATCACGCCCGAGGGGGAGGACGCGACCCTGCACAAGGATGTCGTGGCGCCGCTCTGGCACGCGCGCACCGTCGAGGGTGACCTGGGGATGCGCTGGAACGCCGATCACGTCATCGAGGCAGCCGCGTCGGAGCACGTGCTCGGTGGCGTCCGGGACGCCGACGCCCTCAGGTCGTATGCCGCCGACGTCCACGAGCGCCCCGGCTCCCTTCCGTCCACCGACGTGGAGCGCCGCCTCGACCTGGAGCTCGCCCGGCTCGCGGCTCTCGTCGCCGTCCGCCGGCATGCCCGACCCGCGCAGCCCACCGAGTCCCCGCGGCCGCTCGCGAACGTCACGACCCTGATCGGATCCGGTGGCGTGCTGCGGCACACCGACGACGCGGGCCGCGGGCTGGTCCTCGGTGCGGTGCTCGGGGACCATGCCGGCGGATGGAAGGTGCCCCGGTCCGCGCGGGCGCTGGTGGACACGGGCTACCTGCTGCATGCCGTCGGCCTGTTGGCGACCCACGACCAGGCGCTGGCCCGAGTGATCGCTTCCCAGATCAGCTGA
- the trhA gene encoding PAQR family membrane homeostasis protein TrhA, giving the protein MAEEPNGPAGAVADLVAAVKPRLRGWLHLGMFPVALIGGMILIVLAESGPVRTSAAVFTVSAALLFGVSAVYHRGTWGPKMSALLKRFDHSNIYLIIAGTYTPFAVTLLPDDDARLLLTVIWGAAIAGVVFRVAWTSAPRWLYTALYIALGWAAVFYVVPFWRSGGPLVGSLIALGGLLYTAGGIVYGAKRPNPSPRWFGFHEVFHAFTLGGFTAHFAAVALAIAATPAIA; this is encoded by the coding sequence ATGGCAGAGGAACCGAACGGACCGGCAGGAGCCGTCGCTGACCTCGTCGCTGCGGTCAAACCTCGGCTGCGGGGCTGGTTGCATCTCGGCATGTTCCCCGTCGCGCTCATCGGCGGGATGATCCTCATCGTCCTCGCGGAGTCCGGTCCCGTGCGCACCTCGGCCGCCGTCTTCACGGTCAGCGCCGCCCTCCTCTTCGGGGTGTCCGCCGTCTACCACCGGGGGACGTGGGGTCCGAAGATGTCGGCCCTGCTCAAGCGGTTCGACCACTCGAACATCTACCTCATCATCGCCGGCACCTACACGCCGTTCGCCGTGACGCTGCTCCCCGACGACGACGCCCGGCTCCTGCTCACCGTGATCTGGGGGGCCGCCATCGCCGGGGTCGTCTTCCGGGTCGCCTGGACGAGCGCACCACGCTGGCTCTACACCGCCCTCTACATCGCGCTGGGCTGGGCGGCCGTCTTCTACGTCGTGCCGTTCTGGCGTTCGGGGGGGCCGCTCGTCGGGTCCCTCATCGCCCTCGGCGGGCTGCTCTACACGGCGGGGGGCATCGTCTACGGCGCCAAGCGACCGAACCCCTCCCCGAGGTGGTTCGGCTTCCACGAGGTCTTCCACGCCTTCACCCTCGGCGGCTTCACGGCCCACTTCGCAGCCGTCGCGTTGGCCATCGCCGCCACACCCGCCATCGCCTGA